ACGGAGCGAACTGGCCGGCTTTTGCTCTTTAACATCGGGTGAATGCATGGCAACCGTGTTTCTCACTCACTAGGACTCAAGACGCCGGCGCCCTGTTCGCCACGACGATGATCTATACCATGACACCATTCAAGAGGGCCAACAACCAAAAAGCAAGCGGCGCCGGAACGAAATAGTCGTTGCCACGTCACGGCAGGAGCCCGGACGACTCGTGTTCGCTCATCAATTGCAAACGATTTCGCACGCCCTGCACCGACGGTTCGTTCTGCTGGTGATCGCGTCGTATATCCTGGCCGGCTTTGCGCCCGGGCCGGGCTTGTGGATCCGCTCGACGGGCCTGGCCGGCGTCAGCTTGCCGATGATCATGCTCGGCGTATTGCTCTTCAACGCCGGGCTAGGTGTCGAGCTGGCCGAACTCAAGGAGATACGTCGCCGCCCGCGCAGTTTGATCGTTGGCCTGTTGGCGAACCTGGTGATCCCGATCGGTTTCGTCGGCCTGGTGATGCAGTCGCTCCGTATCTGGCACAATCCTGACGAGGTGCAGAACGTGCTCGTGGGATTGGCGCTCGTGGCGTCGATGCCCATTGCCGGCTCGTCGACGGCCTGGTCGCAAAACGCCAACGGCAACATGGCGCTCAGCTTGGCGCTGGTGTTGGGCTCGACATTTCTCAGTCCCTTGACCACTCCGCTGGGGCTGCACGCCGTGGGGCTGATGACGACGGGGGATTACTCCGAGGATTTGCACGAGCTGGCCACGACGGGGACGAACTCGTTCCTGGCCGTGGCGGTGATCATTCCCTCGGCGCTGGGGCTTGTCGGGCACTGGCTGGCCGGGGCCGAGCGTGTCGCCCGGGTGAAGCCGGATCTGAAGCTCGTGAACC
The nucleotide sequence above comes from Pirellulales bacterium. Encoded proteins:
- a CDS encoding bile acid:sodium symporter, translated to MFAHQLQTISHALHRRFVLLVIASYILAGFAPGPGLWIRSTGLAGVSLPMIMLGVLLFNAGLGVELAELKEIRRRPRSLIVGLLANLVIPIGFVGLVMQSLRIWHNPDEVQNVLVGLALVASMPIAGSSTAWSQNANGNMALSLALVLGSTFLSPLTTPLGLHAVGLMTTGDYSEDLHELATTGTNSFLAVAVIIPSALGLVGHWLAGAERVARVKPDLKLVNLLLLLVLNYSNAAVSLPESVANPDPDFLAMILAITVLLCSTNFGAGWLIARLLGVSRADQIALMFGLGMNNNGTGLVLASMALADHPRVLLPIIFYNLVQHLVAGAVDYAVSRRRQVEDAPSRE